Proteins encoded by one window of Metamycoplasma subdolum:
- a CDS encoding restriction endonuclease subunit S: protein MQNVKLKDLVEICYGKDQEQVEVEFSTIPILGTGGIIGYASKPLYNHQSILIGRKGTISRPFYINGPFWTIDTLFYTKINKNLVVPKYLYYLLLTIKLEHYTEGTAVPSLSIKALNEIDLLIHKYNDQQHIVNTILILFLKSL, encoded by the coding sequence ATGCAGAACGTTAAATTAAAAGATTTAGTTGAGATTTGTTATGGGAAAGACCAAGAGCAAGTAGAAGTAGAATTTTCTACTATTCCTATTTTAGGGACTGGAGGAATAATAGGATACGCTAGTAAACCGCTTTATAATCATCAGTCTATTTTGATCGGTAGAAAAGGGACAATAAGTAGGCCTTTTTATATAAATGGGCCTTTTTGAACTATAGATACATTATTTTATACAAAGATTAATAAAAATCTTGTGGTTCCAAAATACCTTTATTATTTATTATTAACCATTAAGTTGGAGCATTATACTGAAGGCACTGCTGTTCCATCTTTATCAATCAAGGCTCTTAATGAAATTGATTTGCTTATTCATAAATATAATGATCAACAACACATAGTTAACACTATCTTAATTCTTTTTCTAAAATCTCTTTAA
- a CDS encoding triose-phosphate isomerase, which yields MKYLIGNLKMNFSPDEAKNYSQELSNEVQNANLKNVTVGAAFGHDSMYLKSLQNYSFIFGTQNFYPKSKGAFTGEISIRSLENFNLDFCLVGHSERRILFNETEALINKQILCLEKSKIMPILCIGENKEEFENNKTKSKLKRQIKNALADFEWSKDLIISYEPIYAIGNGLVPENSHIESCIKYIKKITENKCPVLYGGSVSLNNIEKLLEIKSLDGFLVGGAALNAKDFVKMAKIMEKNS from the coding sequence ATGAAATATTTAATTGGAAATTTAAAAATGAATTTTTCACCAGATGAAGCTAAAAATTATTCACAAGAACTTTCAAACGAAGTTCAAAATGCAAATTTAAAAAATGTTACAGTTGGTGCTGCTTTTGGACATGATTCAATGTATTTAAAAAGTTTGCAAAATTATAGTTTTATTTTTGGAACACAAAATTTTTACCCAAAAAGCAAAGGTGCTTTTACAGGCGAAATTTCAATTAGAAGTTTGGAAAATTTTAACTTAGATTTTTGCCTTGTTGGACATAGTGAGAGAAGAATACTATTCAATGAAACTGAGGCATTAATTAATAAGCAAATTTTATGTCTTGAAAAATCAAAGATTATGCCAATTCTTTGCATTGGTGAAAACAAAGAGGAATTTGAAAATAATAAAACAAAAAGTAAGCTAAAAAGACAAATAAAAAATGCCCTTGCAGACTTTGAATGAAGCAAAGATTTAATCATTTCTTATGAACCAATTTATGCAATTGGAAACGGACTTGTTCCTGAAAACTCACATATTGAAAGTTGCATTAAATACATTAAAAAAATAACTGAAAATAAATGTCCTGTTCTTTATGGCGGGTCTGTTTCGTTAAATAATATTGAAAAACTTTTAGAAATCAAGAGTTTAGATGGTTTTTTGGTTGGTGGGGCTGCATTAAATGCAAAAGATTTTGTTAAAATGGCAAAAATAATGGAAAAAAACTCATAA
- a CDS encoding type I restriction-modification system subunit M, which translates to MDAPINEDILWEAAEKLRNKCSPADYPNIVLGLVFLKYVSDKYQKKYEELKANNDGSEKDKNCYIADHVFTVPEKAQWDYVASFSKQANLGQKIEEAFILIEKENEKLKGLLPKIYSKSDLDLTTLGELVDFFTTQLNLKDVKGDFFGQVYEFYIGKFALEVPTKGGEYFTPKSLVELMVELLEPKKGRVYDPCCGSGGMFVQCSKFIQEFKGNIDSISIYGQEINPETWRMAKMNLAIHGIEGDLGQTYADSFTNDQHKNLKADFIIANPPYNVKKYWKSTLEGDERWVFGKPSDNNANYAWLSLMYSKLNNSGKAAILMPNGATTSNQKSDYEIRKKMIESGKVSAILALPDKLFANVSISVQCWVLDKGKNNSNILFINANQLGTLISRKIRVLKQDDLDKIIMVYKDFKAGNEIKQPGFAKTAALEEIKSNDYSLNPGRYVGADESDKMSQEEIQEELRKTTAELLELMKEGKELEDKVKEILEKELR; encoded by the coding sequence ATGGATGCGCCAATAAATGAAGATATTTTATGAGAAGCAGCTGAAAAACTTAGAAATAAATGTTCACCTGCCGATTATCCCAATATTGTTTTAGGACTAGTTTTTTTGAAATATGTAAGTGATAAATATCAAAAAAAATATGAAGAATTAAAGGCAAATAATGATGGTAGTGAAAAAGATAAGAATTGTTATATTGCAGATCATGTTTTTACCGTTCCTGAAAAAGCACAATGAGACTATGTTGCTTCATTTTCAAAACAAGCAAATTTGGGGCAAAAAATTGAAGAAGCTTTTATTTTAATTGAAAAAGAAAACGAAAAATTAAAAGGACTTTTACCAAAAATTTATTCTAAAAGTGATTTAGATTTGACTACATTAGGTGAACTTGTTGATTTTTTCACAACACAATTGAACCTGAAAGATGTTAAGGGTGATTTCTTTGGGCAAGTATATGAATTTTATATTGGAAAGTTTGCATTAGAAGTTCCAACAAAAGGTGGCGAGTATTTTACACCCAAATCTCTTGTTGAGCTTATGGTCGAACTTTTAGAACCAAAAAAAGGTCGGGTATATGACCCTTGTTGTGGTTCAGGCGGGATGTTTGTACAATGTTCTAAATTTATTCAAGAATTTAAAGGAAATATTGACTCTATTTCAATTTATGGCCAAGAAATAAATCCTGAAACATGAAGGATGGCAAAAATGAATTTAGCAATTCATGGAATTGAAGGCGATCTTGGACAAACATATGCTGATTCTTTTACAAATGATCAACATAAAAATTTAAAAGCAGATTTTATAATTGCTAATCCACCTTACAATGTTAAAAAATACTGAAAGTCTACTCTTGAAGGGGATGAAAGGTGAGTTTTTGGAAAACCTAGCGACAATAACGCTAATTATGCTTGACTTTCTTTAATGTATTCAAAACTTAATAATAGTGGTAAAGCAGCTATTTTGATGCCAAATGGGGCTACTACTAGCAACCAAAAGAGCGATTACGAAATTAGAAAGAAAATGATTGAATCAGGCAAAGTTTCGGCAATTTTAGCATTGCCTGATAAACTTTTTGCCAATGTTTCTATTTCAGTACAATGTTGAGTGTTAGACAAAGGAAAAAATAATAGCAACATATTATTTATTAATGCCAATCAACTTGGTACTCTAATTTCTAGAAAAATTAGAGTTTTAAAACAAGATGATCTTGATAAAATAATTATGGTTTATAAAGATTTTAAAGCTGGCAATGAAATAAAACAACCTGGATTTGCTAAAACTGCTGCTTTAGAAGAAATTAAATCAAATGACTACTCTTTAAATCCAGGAAGATATGTCGGAGCTGATGAGTCCGATAAAATGTCTCAAGAAGAAATTCAAGAGGAATTAAGAAAGACTACAGCTGAATTATTAGAATTAATGAAGGAGGGGAAGGAACTAGAAGATAAAGTTAAAGAGATTTTAGAAAAAGAATTAAGATAG
- the secA gene encoding preprotein translocase subunit SecA has translation MSKFKLFNFKSTEMRIAEATLKKINALEEKVSALTDEELKAKTAEFKQRLNLGETADDIRAEVFAVSREATKRILKKRPFDVQMIGGVILDLGSVAEMKTGEGKTITSIAPVYLNAITGQSVIVSTVNEYLAQRDAEEMGQVFSFLGLTVGINKTQMSSNEKRAAYACDVCYSVHSELGFDYLRDNMVLTREEKVQRGLDFILLDEVDSILIDEAKTPLIISGGDEGVTEMYNIADIFVRTLTKKDYEIDEETKSVYLSESGIEKANKYFGFNNLYDIQNSELVHRIQNALRAHKVMKLDVEYIVRDDKIELVDSFTGRIMEGRAYSEGLQQAIQAKERVEVEAETKTLATITYQNFFRLFKKVCGMTGTAKTEENEFIEIYNMRVNVVPTNRPLIRVDDEDEIYVTAHAKWKAVVKEIKRVYEKGQPVLIGTAQVEDSEILHEYLIEERIPHTVLNAKQDASEAQIIAEAGKVKAVTIATNMAGRGTDIKPTKEALELGGLYVLGTEKAEARRIDNQLKGRSGRQGDIGYTKFFLSLDDQLILRFSVQDHWKEYFKEFGDNPIAGKAIKSAFLRAQKKIEGFNFDSRKSVLNFDDVIRQQRDLIYEQRDLILNRDDLGSIIKKMIQVCAEQTVNNPYFINKNGTLDYEGFVEHLNKNWMNLTDHKFSYEEIKKFDKEDLIDYIIQIWNREYDKLRQNIVEKYGVGALSQSERYIILNVFDAAWQDHINVMDKLRRSSHLVQYSQKNPYQIYTNLGSKKFKELTNRIALEATVNLMNNYDAVKSVNAEDMDSQFISPKSKTSEEANALIVSFIKSMVDEERARLIAKGVSELEANDIVEAKKREVLDELRIKFEEFQKVQANQENKEDEKVKN, from the coding sequence ATGTCAAAGTTTAAATTATTTAATTTTAAATCAACCGAAATGCGAATTGCAGAAGCAACATTAAAGAAAATCAATGCTTTAGAAGAAAAAGTAAGTGCTTTAACTGATGAAGAACTTAAAGCTAAAACTGCCGAATTTAAACAAAGGTTAAATTTAGGCGAAACTGCTGATGATATAAGAGCTGAAGTTTTTGCAGTAAGTCGTGAAGCAACTAAAAGAATTTTAAAAAAGCGTCCTTTTGATGTGCAAATGATTGGTGGAGTGATTTTAGATCTTGGATCAGTTGCTGAAATGAAAACTGGTGAAGGTAAAACTATTACATCAATTGCTCCTGTTTATTTAAACGCAATTACCGGTCAAAGTGTAATTGTTTCAACGGTTAATGAATATCTTGCTCAACGTGATGCCGAGGAAATGGGTCAAGTTTTTAGCTTTCTTGGTTTAACAGTCGGAATCAATAAAACACAAATGTCATCTAATGAAAAAAGAGCAGCTTATGCTTGCGATGTTTGTTATTCAGTTCACTCTGAACTTGGATTTGACTATTTACGTGACAATATGGTTTTAACTCGTGAAGAAAAAGTTCAAAGAGGACTTGATTTTATCTTACTTGATGAAGTTGACTCTATTTTAATTGATGAGGCTAAAACTCCTTTAATTATTTCAGGCGGTGATGAAGGTGTTACTGAAATGTATAACATTGCCGACATTTTTGTTAGAACCTTAACTAAAAAAGATTATGAAATTGATGAAGAAACAAAATCTGTTTATTTAAGTGAAAGCGGAATTGAAAAAGCCAATAAATACTTTGGTTTCAATAACTTATATGATATTCAAAACTCAGAACTTGTACATAGAATTCAAAATGCTTTAAGAGCACACAAAGTTATGAAACTTGATGTTGAATACATTGTACGTGATGATAAAATCGAACTTGTTGACTCATTTACTGGAAGAATTATGGAAGGTCGTGCTTATTCAGAAGGACTTCAACAGGCAATTCAAGCTAAAGAAAGAGTTGAGGTTGAAGCTGAAACAAAAACACTAGCAACCATTACTTATCAAAACTTTTTCAGACTTTTCAAAAAAGTCTGCGGAATGACAGGAACTGCTAAAACTGAAGAAAACGAATTTATTGAAATTTATAACATGCGTGTTAATGTAGTTCCAACAAATAGACCTTTAATTAGAGTTGATGATGAAGATGAAATTTATGTAACAGCTCATGCAAAATGAAAAGCTGTTGTTAAAGAAATTAAAAGAGTATATGAAAAAGGTCAGCCTGTTTTAATAGGGACAGCACAAGTTGAAGATTCAGAAATCTTACATGAATATTTAATAGAAGAAAGAATACCTCATACAGTATTAAACGCTAAACAAGATGCTTCTGAAGCACAAATTATCGCTGAAGCTGGAAAAGTAAAAGCTGTAACTATTGCAACCAATATGGCTGGTCGTGGAACTGACATTAAACCTACTAAAGAAGCCCTTGAACTTGGCGGTCTTTATGTTCTTGGAACAGAAAAGGCTGAAGCGAGAAGAATTGACAACCAACTTAAAGGTAGATCTGGACGTCAAGGTGATATTGGTTATACTAAATTCTTCTTGTCTTTAGATGATCAACTAATTTTGCGTTTTTCAGTTCAAGATCATTGAAAAGAATATTTCAAAGAATTTGGTGATAATCCTATTGCTGGTAAAGCAATCAAATCAGCTTTTTTAAGAGCACAAAAGAAAATTGAAGGGTTTAACTTTGATAGCCGTAAATCAGTTCTAAACTTTGATGATGTTATTAGACAACAAAGAGATTTAATTTATGAACAAAGAGATTTAATTTTAAATCGTGATGATCTAGGTTCTATTATTAAAAAAATGATTCAAGTTTGTGCCGAACAAACCGTTAATAATCCTTACTTTATTAATAAAAACGGCACCCTTGACTACGAAGGGTTTGTTGAACATTTAAATAAAAACTGAATGAATTTAACTGATCATAAATTTAGCTATGAAGAAATTAAGAAATTTGATAAAGAAGATTTAATTGATTATATTATTCAAATATGAAACCGTGAATATGATAAATTAAGACAAAACATTGTTGAAAAATATGGAGTGGGAGCATTAAGCCAATCTGAAAGATATATTATCTTGAATGTATTTGACGCTGCTTGACAAGATCATATTAACGTTATGGATAAACTAAGACGTTCATCTCATTTAGTACAATATTCACAAAAAAACCCTTACCAAATTTATACTAATTTAGGGTCTAAGAAATTTAAAGAATTAACTAATCGAATTGCTTTAGAAGCTACTGTTAACCTAATGAATAACTATGATGCTGTTAAATCTGTTAATGCTGAAGATATGGACTCTCAATTTATTTCTCCAAAATCAAAAACTAGCGAAGAAGCAAATGCTTTAATTGTCTCATTTATTAAGAGCATGGTTGATGAAGAAAGAGCAAGACTAATTGCTAAAGGTGTAAGCGAACTTGAAGCAAATGATATTGTTGAAGCTAAAAAACGTGAAGTTTTAGATGAACTAAGAATTAAATTTGAAGAATTCCAAAAGGTTCAAGCAAATCAAGAAAATAAAGAAGATGAAAAAGTAAAAAACTAA
- a CDS encoding restriction endonuclease subunit S has product MKLIDYCINITDGTHNTVIDTPNTNFYLLSCKNVKDGKIEITDQDRTISESTLLSLRKRTNLEINDVVITSVGTIGEVATIKCHPYFEFQRSVALIKPNSNKIMSKYLEYYLISGKGQREIKSRIKGVAQPCLFLNDIKNIEISVHKYNDQRHIVNTIGTVDDLIENYQKQVEKIIKFGDDKLRFVSKKKQILDYAFVSLGGTPSKKHPEYWNGNFKWINSGAITGTPAILYESETITELGIKHSAKKPAQKGDTVLSIIEPSKNKVAIIMDNNVYFNQSIICISPKDKNNGGFLFFAARFLVDEIKGYATGSAQQSLNKNIVEKSCILSPNPSIINQLKILQLNIIELENKIRNLNKIKQKLLEKYF; this is encoded by the coding sequence ATGAAACTTATAGATTATTGTATAAACATTACAGATGGCACTCATAATACGGTTATTGACACTCCAAATACCAATTTTTATTTGCTAAGCTGTAAAAATGTTAAAGATGGAAAAATTGAAATCACAGATCAAGATAGAACAATAAGTGAATCAACTTTACTTTCTTTAAGAAAAAGAACTAATTTAGAGATTAATGATGTTGTCATAACTTCTGTTGGCACTATTGGTGAGGTTGCCACCATTAAATGCCATCCATATTTTGAATTTCAACGAAGTGTCGCCTTAATAAAGCCTAATTCTAATAAAATAATGTCTAAATATTTAGAATATTATTTAATATCCGGAAAAGGACAACGAGAAATTAAATCAAGGATTAAAGGTGTTGCTCAACCTTGCTTATTTCTTAATGACATTAAAAATATAGAAATTAGTGTTCATAAATATAATGATCAACGACACATAGTTAATACTATAGGAACAGTTGATGATTTGATTGAAAATTATCAAAAACAAGTTGAGAAAATAATTAAGTTCGGAGATGATAAATTAAGGTTTGTTTCAAAGAAAAAACAAATTTTAGATTATGCTTTTGTTTCATTGGGAGGAACTCCATCTAAAAAGCATCCAGAATATTGAAATGGAAATTTTAAGTGAATTAATTCAGGAGCAATTACTGGAACCCCCGCAATATTATATGAGTCAGAAACAATAACTGAATTAGGAATAAAACATAGTGCTAAAAAGCCGGCACAAAAAGGAGATACGGTTTTGTCTATCATTGAACCTTCAAAAAATAAAGTCGCAATTATAATGGACAATAATGTATATTTTAATCAATCAATTATTTGTATATCTCCAAAGGATAAAAACAATGGTGGTTTCTTATTTTTTGCTGCTAGATTTTTAGTTGATGAAATTAAAGGGTATGCCACTGGTTCTGCTCAACAATCTCTAAATAAGAATATTGTTGAAAAATCATGCATTTTGTCACCAAATCCTTCTATTATCAATCAATTAAAAATCCTTCAATTAAATATTATTGAATTGGAAAATAAAATAAGAAATTTAAATAAAATTAAGCAAAAACTACTAGAAAAATATTTCTAG